Sequence from the Phalacrocorax carbo chromosome 8, bPhaCar2.1, whole genome shotgun sequence genome:
ggaaaatggaGCCTCAGCAAAGGTATGGGAAGGCCTGGTCTCCTTGACAACCTTCCTTGTGCctgaggagcagctgggtggtcATCTGGGGAGGTGATGCTGTCTCTCTTTGCCACCTGCCAGCCCTCAGCAGCAGCTAGTGAAGAGGGGAGGACCGCTGCGATACTCTCTGTGTCCCACCTCCTAGCCTAACAACATGGGTTtggaggggcgggggggtccTGACCATTTGCTGAGCACCCAGCCTTGTGGTGGATAGGGACCCTGATAGAAATCACATTGTGTCCCAGATAAGACTCATCCAGGAGCAGTCACAACACTAAAATGCAGGTTAAGGAACTCtgaacagcagctctgccaagCCACAGAAGTCATGATGCTTGTGGCCATTGCACATCAGCTCTGGgaatggtgtcctgggctgcgTGTGTGGGCAAGGCTCTGCCagagagctgctccccagctcctgAGCTCTGTCTCCTGCAGCAAGGTTCAAATTCTTCTCTGGCCAGGGCTAAAactgctccttccctcctccatgCACAAGTTAAGTTTCTCTCTGAGAAATTTCAGTTGTGAATAAAAGCTCCCTTGTGCATGCTGTGCCACAGTGCTGAGCCCAGCAAGCGCCAGGCAGCGGGGGCTGATCATGCCCTGAGGTTGGGCCAGTCAGGTTTTAATGTTCGATTTAAATTTTCACTCTGGGAGTCTTGGAGCTGACTCTCCTTACAGACGCCTGCTCGCTTTCTGTGGCTGTCCCCATCTCCGCAACGCCAGTGCTCCTGCTTGCAGCAGGTGCCAACACAATGTTCTTCCTAGCAGAAGGGTGCATCCAAGGGGTGGTGGTGCCAGCAGCCCGGGGAGCTGCATATTCCCTATCCAGCTAGAGCAGCACCCCTTTGCTCGCTGGAGGGCCTCCTCCCAGAGCGGTGTGCTACATTGTACTGTCTGCGCGAGCAAAGGATGACAGTTTCCTTGGGAATAACAGGGTGTGTGGCAGTCTCCCTGGTTTCTCCAGTGTGCCTGCTGTGTCCGATAACCCTTGCAGGTTCGTCACACTGCAGTTGAGTCCTCCTGACTTGCTGCACAACAGCTGGGAGCTCACATTGCAGGGCAGAGTGTTTTGTCCCCCAGCCAGTACGGTCAGGCAAAGGTTCACTTGCTTTGGGGCTGCATAGCCACTAATTCTGCCAGTTCCCAGATAACTGAAGGtggggaaataaaagcagctccTCACTCCTGCCTCCTTGCAGCTGTGAGGCGGCACAGCCAGGACTTGTGTCCCATGCAAGGCTTCTGCACAGCTGGGGATGTGAAGATGGCTCGTGTTTGGAGAAGGAGCgctgcaggatgctgctggctggTTTAACACAAGTCCAGATCCCTGAGGGCTCCATGGGTGCTGCAcgggctggagctgggctggttgcgaGCTGGGGGAAGGTGTGCTGCAATGACTTTGTTGTCCTACAGGCCCTGAACGAATCTCTCAAGCTCTTCAAGGCTTACTCCCCCCAGACTGCCACCATGCTCTTTGCTGTAGATAACGAAGCTGGCAGAATCACCTGCCTGTGTCAAGTACCTCAGGTAACACCAAATCTGTGCATCTGCCTTTTTCTGAGTGTCAGTGGAGGATCTGCAGCCTCCAGGCTGTAACTATTAATACTACAGGGCCAAAACTCATTTGGGTTGGCAAGAGCCGTGACCCTTGTGCTTTGGGTTATTATCAGGCTGTAGAGGGGTTAAAGAGGCATTGTGCTCTGCAAACGGGAGGGGGAGGAGCCAGCATTCTGCAGTTGTAGGCATGGGGCGAGACAGCCTGCTCATACCTGCTGGCCTTGTTCTCTAGATGTACTGGGAAGGGCTTTGTCCTCTTGTACCATCGTCATGGACCCTCTTCCCTTGCCATTGGCTCGGTTGAGGTCGAGCTGCctctatttttgtttcttttcctaccCAGGAGACCGCAAACAAGGGCCTGAAGGCCAGCCAGTGGGTGCAGGAGGTGTCTGCCTTGATGGACGGCAAAGGTGGGGGGAAGGATGTCTCTGCACAAGCAACAGGCAAAAACGTGGGCTGCCTGCAGGAAGCCCTGAAACTGGCCACGGACTTTGCCAGGCTCCGGCTGGGCGAGCTGAAGAActgattggggggggggggggggggggtgtcacaccGCCCCCCCGCCCGTCCGTCCCCCGCCTGCTGCTGAGCCACCACCCGCCCTTCCTACGAATAAAGGCTGCCTGCCCTGCGCGTTGCCCCCTGGGCTCTGCTTAACGGGGGCGGGCCGGGCTAggctcctcctcctgcctgccgcGGCGAGCATGCCGCTGGATCACCGGCGTGTGCGGGGCCCGGAGGAGTCGCAGCCGCCGGAGGTGTGGGCAGCGGccgggggagctggggaggaagaggacgGGGAGGGGGATGCGGCGCCGCGGGACCCCTGCGCCTTGCGACCGCTCTTCGCCCGGGCCGGACTGCTGAGCCAGGCTGAAGGCTCGGCCTACGTGGAGCTGGGCGGCGGCACTAAGGTGCTGTGCGCCGCCTGGGGCCCGCGGGAAGCGGCTGAGCCCGGCCTGccggcgggaggaggaggatggctgCTCTGCGAGTTCCGCCGGGCCCCCTTCGCCGGACGCGGGGCTCGGTGGCGACCAGGTTCGGTGACGGAGCGGGAGGCCGAGCGGGAAGCGGCGGCGGCGTTGCGGGAAGCGCTGGAACCGGCGGTGAGGTTGGCCCGGTATCCGCGGGCTCGCTTAGCCGTCAGCGCCCTGCTCTTGCAGGATGGTGGCTCGGCCTTGGCCGCTGCCATCAGCGCTGCAGCCTTGGCCTTGGCCGATGCTGGGGTGGAGATGTACGACCTGGCGGTGGGTTGTGCCCTGTGCCGGTCCCCCGGTCCCACTGCCCCTTGGATGCTGCAGCCCGGAGAGCCTGAAGAACGCAGGGCTGTTGCTCGACTCACCGTGGCTCTTCTACCCGCCCTTAACCAGGTGTCGGTGGTGCTGGGTGGCGGGCAGGGCAGCTCTCCTGATGCCTGGGCGCAGGCGCTGCGCCTTGGCCTCGACGGCTGCCATCGTCTCTACCCCGTCCTGCGGCAGAGCCTGCTGCGGGCTGCCCAACGCCgcgatgctgctgctgccaccactgccTGAACGCCAATGATGCCCTGAGTGCCCCTGTCTGGGGATGGGGTTGTTTCCCAGAGCCTATCCAAGCGGACCTCAGTGCTGTTGGGGACCCCTGGAGCCTGCCTGAGCCACACCTCACACTGCCTGAGACATCCTGGAGCTTGCTTGAGCCAGCCCTTGTGCTGCTGGAGACCCCCCCAGAGCTGCCCATACAGCTGGAGGCCCAAGATACCTGCCCGAGGACACTATATCCTGCCTTCCCCCACTGCTGGAGAGCCCCCAAAGCAGCCCCCACACTGCTGGAGCA
This genomic interval carries:
- the EXOSC6 gene encoding exosome complex component MTR3, with translation MPLDHRRVRGPEESQPPEVWAAAGGAGEEEDGEGDAAPRDPCALRPLFARAGLLSQAEGSAYVELGGGTKVLCAAWGPREAAEPGLPAGGGGWLLCEFRRAPFAGRGARWRPGSVTEREAEREAAAALREALEPAVRLARYPRARLAVSALLLQDGGSALAAAISAAALALADAGVEMYDLAVGCALCRSPGPTAPWMLQPGEPEERRAVARLTVALLPALNQVSVVLGGGQGSSPDAWAQALRLGLDGCHRLYPVLRQSLLRAAQRRDAAAATTA